The proteins below come from a single Kryptolebias marmoratus isolate JLee-2015 linkage group LG12, ASM164957v2, whole genome shotgun sequence genomic window:
- the lfng gene encoding beta-1,3-N-acetylglucosaminyltransferase lunatic fringe, whose product MLKSNGKKTAISAACTACFCLLLLVVAVQHHRVQVYEGTHGGDTSARSPVRDAEPEEPEAQEAQLGSAPDTKSFSAYFTKLTRGRRELEKPPRSSAATTGDPPPAEDISADDIFIAVKTTKKFHQSRLSLLLETWISRNTQQTYVFTDGEDDELKKKIGSHAINTNCSAAHSRQALSCKMAVEYDKFIELGKKWFCHVDDDNYVNVRTLVKHLSQYPHTQDMYIGKPSLDRPIEATERLGDNKMKPVNFWFATGGAGFCVSRGLALKMSPWASGGHFMNTAEKIRLPDDCTIGYIIESVLGVPLTRSNLFHSHLENLQQVSRPEIHKQITLSYGMFENKSNIINLKGAFSVEEDPSRFKSVHCLLYPDTPWCPPQVAF is encoded by the exons ATGTTGAAAAGTAATGGAAAGAAAACAGCGATCTCCGCAGCTTGCACGGCATGCTTCTGCCTGCTGCTGCTCGTGGTCGCCGTGCAGCATCACCGGGTCCAGGTCTACGAGGGGACGCACGGAGGGGACACCAGCGCGCGCTCCCCTGTCCGTGACGCAGAGCCGGAGGAGCCGGAGGCACAGGAGGCGCAGCTCGGGAGCGCTCCGGACACCAAAAGCTTCTCCGCGTATTTCACCAAGCTGACCCGGGGACGCAGGGAGCTGGAGAAGCCCCCACGCTCCTCCGCAGCCACCACCGGGGACCCCCCTCCAGCTGAGGACATCAGCGCGGATGACATCTTCATCGCTGTGAAGACCACAAAGAAGTTTCACCAGTCCAGACTGAGCCTGCTCCTGGAGACATGGATCTCTAGAAACACGCAACAG ACATACGTCTTCACAGATGGAGAGGATGAtgagctgaaaaagaaaattg GGAGTCATGCAATCAACACCAACTGCTCTGCAGCTCACAGCCGGCAAGCTTTGTCTTGCAAGATGGCGGTGGAATACGACAAGTTCATAGAATTGGGGAAAAA gtGGTTCTGTCATGTAGACGATGACAACTACGTGAATGTTCGGACTCTGGTGAAGCACTTGTCTCAGTACCCCCACACCCAGGACATGTACATCGGTAAACCCAGCCTGGACCGGCCCATAGAGGCCACAGAGAGGCTGGGGGACAATAAGATG AAACCAGTAAACTTCTGGTTTGCCACTGGGGGAGCAGGTTTTTGTGTGAGCCGGGGTCTGGCACTGAAAATGAGCCCATGGGCCAG tggtGGTCACTTCATGAACACGGCAGAGAAGATCCGACTGCCTGACGACTGCACCATCGGCTACATCATTGAGTCGGTTCTGGGCGTTCCTCTGACCCGGAGCAACCTGTTCCACTCCCACCTGGAGAACCTGCAACAGGTGTCAAGACCTGAGATCCACAAACAG ATCACCCTCAGTTATGGGATGTTTGAAAATAAGAGCAATATCATCAACTTGAAAGGGGCTTTTTCTGTGGAGGAGGATCCATCAAG GTTCAAGTCTGTGCACTGTCTCCTGTACCCAGACACCCCGTGGTGCCCCCCCCAGGTTGCCTTCTAG